The Dermochelys coriacea isolate rDerCor1 chromosome 7, rDerCor1.pri.v4, whole genome shotgun sequence genome window below encodes:
- the C7H10orf95 gene encoding uncharacterized protein C10orf95 homolog, which produces MYHYGFVPPEHYPSMNQPSPYTYLPLGPGRLVESPNSTMFPPIQMHNLYSRPVTTIMDWNGHHDYAGNQLEYHHFYGTNPYFHPYPFWHFSPVTPMSLYNPYANYNPYAAYQRPSQGQDIWPQGFTMRGELHWGKLERVFGPRRELPEFVKEDLRRVYGTYPRTDVSITFQNREFLVKGDPRVGEQDYTVEKRVIRRDPTPTASEADDDSEERNRKKKKKSRR; this is translated from the coding sequence ATGTACCATTATGGTTTTGTGCCTCCAGAGCATTATCCAAGCATGAACCAGCCCTCCCCATACACCTACCTGCCTCTTGGTCCTGGCAGACTCGTTGAATCTCCAAACTCCACAATGTTCCCTCCTATCCAGATGCACAACCTCTATAGCCGGCCTGTCACCACCATCATGGATTGGAACGGCCACCATGACTATGCAGGAAACCAACTAGAGTATCATCATTTCTATGGCACCAACCCATACTTCCATCCTTACCCCTTCTGGCACTTCTCTCCGGTGACTCCCATGTCTCTGTACAACCCCTATGCAAACTATAATCCATATGCAGCATACCAAAGGCCAAGCCAGGGTCAGGACATATGGCCACAGGGCTTCACCATGAGAGGGGAGCTTCATTGGGGGAAACTAGAGAGGGTCTTTGGACCTAGACGGGAACTTCCAGAGTTTGTGAAGGAGGATCTCCGCAGGGTTTATGGCACCTACCCGAGGACTGATGTTTCCATAACCTTCCAGAACAGGGAATTCCTGGTGAAAGGAGACCCCAGAGTGGGAGAACAGGACTACACAGTTGAAAAGAGAGTCATCCGAAGGGATCCCACCCCAACAGCTAGCGAAGCTGATGATGACAGCGAGGAACgaaacaggaagaagaaaaagaaatctagACGTTAA